A section of the Salmo salar chromosome ssa05, Ssal_v3.1, whole genome shotgun sequence genome encodes:
- the gask1b gene encoding Golgi-associated kinase 1B, with translation METLIRPGDIKKSLILWSCSFFLRISNCVRRYPPSKRNLIIVGACCVYLFFVVSQVGHSLLHQDRRLGRHGYKKSLGLYTLRFDLGPTGANDDSVLPSVVPTRSNVVYITLKSRRIKPSIMRGTVRPKLRRKARRTKPNEGFTQNKIGTLKREEWRQKRTNRIDITWKQINTINHATRDVSSNLKMQTEPHVSSIRIYSERAPPWFSKEDISAMRFLADGKVSRIHEVSQKEFIPLLLFESTSYLSLIHSDKQNDVKDHKVCIGQCGVIKSPVDTSEVFAFHLDRVLGLNRSVAAVSRKFPFVQDGQPCPVVLWDGFLSPGDNAESTVRMTWGEYQSSLKQRCWNRNVTPKPNSGCSSIHHYEWSKLALFDFLLQIYSRLDRNCCGFRPRQEDVCVEQGHHLECGDMDSLTLANIIHRGHDPRHLVFTENKGFFDRDEDNLDYRLLQGIKELPEQAVAVLMSQRLREKLLQSLFLDQLYWESQGGRQGIEKLIDVIERRAQVLLTYINAHGIKVVPMNV, from the exons ATGGAGACGTTAATACGTCCTGGAGACATCAAAAAGTCTCTCATTCTTTGGTCGTGTTCGTTTTTTCTGAGGATATCTAACTGCGTTCGGAGGTATCCCCCGTCGAAAAGGAATTTGATCATCGTGGGTGCATGTTGTGTGTACCTGTTTTTCGTGGTTTCCCAGGTTGGACATTCGTTGCTGCACCAGGATAGACGGTTGGGCAGACACGGGTACAAGAAGAGTCTGGGACTATACACTCTGAGGTTCGACCTGGGACCAACCGGTGCTAACGACGACTCTGTATTACCCTCAGTGGTTCCAACGCGGTCCAATGTGGTGTACATAACACTAAAGTCAAGGCGCATTAAGCCATCTATTATGAGGGGAACAGTGAGACCGAAACTAAGGAGAAAAGCGAGGAGAACTAAACCCAATGAGGGATTTACGCAAAATAAAATTGGCACATtgaagagggaggaatggagacaAAAGCGCACTAACCGAATCGACATAACTTGGAAACAAATTAACACCATAAATCATGCAACACGAGATGTAAGCTCGAATTTAAAGATGCAAACAGAACCTCACGTCAGTTCTATCCGAATATACAGTGAGAGGGCACCGCCGTGGTTCAGCAAAGAGGACATTAGTGCCATGCGCTTTCTAGCTGACGGTAAAGTTTCGCGTATTCATGAAGTGTCCCAAAAGGAATTTATCCCCCTCTTGCTTTTTGAAAGCACATCATATTTGTCCTTGATCCATTCTGACAAACAAAACGATGTCAAGGACCATAAAGTGTGTATAGGACAATGTGGAGTTATCAAAAGTCCAGTGGACACGAGCGAGGTTTTCGCTTTCCATTTGGATAGGGTCTTGGGACTGAACCGGAGCGTTGCCGCTGTCAGCAGGAAGTTTCCGTTTGTACAAG ATGGCCAGCCCTGCCCCGTGGTGCTGTGGGATGGTTTTCTCTCTCCAGGGGACAATGCAGAGTCCACTGTGAGGATGACATGGGGGGAGTACCAGAGCTCCCTCAAACAGAGGTGCTGGAACAGGAACGTCACGCCCAAGCCTAACTCTGGCTGCTCCAGCATTCACCATTATGAGTGGAGCAAACTAGCCCTGTTTGATTTCCTGTTGCAG ATATACAGCCGATTGGACCGGAACTGCTGTGGGTTCAGGCCTCGTCAAGAGGACGTGTGTGTGGAGCAGGGCCACCACCTGGAATGTGGGGACATGGACAGTTTGACGCTGGCCAACATCATCCACAGGGGTCACGACCCCAGGCACTTGGTCTTCACTGAAAACAAGGGCTTTTTCGACCGCGACGAGGACAACTTGGACTACAGACTACTGCAGGGAATCAAGGA GCTCCCAGAACAGGCAGTGGCCGTGTTGATGAGCCAGAGGCTGAGGGAGAAGCTACTCCAGTCGTTGTTCCTGGATCAGCTGTACTGGGAGAGCCAGGGAGGACGGCAGGGCATCGAGAAGCTCATCGACGTCATCGAGAGACGGGCCCAGgttctcctaacatacatcaatGCCCACGGCATCAAAGTGGTGCCCATGAATGTATGA